The proteins below come from a single Papaver somniferum cultivar HN1 chromosome 11, ASM357369v1, whole genome shotgun sequence genomic window:
- the LOC113322743 gene encoding altered inheritance of mitochondria protein 21-like isoform X1, with amino-acid sequence MEGVINAEAPLDYAAFQIMPTQNRYEAFVCRDRKIEKVASGHLEQLMVELPEVKTAEQGDNFKLQLPENLRGSAWFTKSTLTRFLHIVGAHEKSTICKSLRSEMAQLEEARRFHLELYSQGHKEHPGSGKTDGHSKVAERTVDSQTVPSDATRNELLRAMDLRIAVLKEDFTASFNQAVGAPCSIKQITDLVTFCEHFGAMELRNLLSKYIELGVMDQVGEPQNDRSSGLLDSENGSEITKLTAQHSSPVNTFKAIKYNASPAKAAQRERQSSTGSEESSNSGDEDQSFSERSRPLVRSGSSRRSASPMRRIQIGKSGSRRAAALTIKSLSYFPARERVSSNRDGTGNSSEDEDSVVQPPEKPESNVRRMSVQAAISLFENKQKDQSLDLQKKKTSAEVSVNTNKAVLRRWSSGMGDSSTQSPSENGNASEEAAQICTDNLESEEAQTSEVKSEQNFLGESLNPINTVEPDYFLGGGGEKRTTYRTTRKADILVIHEDEDTCERVTKSAEWSQRKKAELSQMLKMMENKPVRHRNMATQNSRKQESPNEQRGGFYDHYKQKRDEKLRGENSGKQEQKEEQFKALQDILEQQKAEMASKATITAGKQSSLLSKPRKTQKNPSPPVKPKKDALKPAVPRKTSTKASPTTSSLPAARKSWPSAPSPKPTIPAPSKTPNGISSTGTTPTRRKSQPTPSPTRTTPKVGRPLQQPKSTKSAQSEPKRTLKSQEVKKQQAVSKSEKTTKTKSHLAPADGSSLAPTKPSFYSKVTRKGSVVPLESKPFLRKGTGIGPGVGPGVVKSKASQSEEPPRDSGNLVRDEEEVVAEIPKPMPEQQEEEYAILPVSDVTDLEPEASVHTPQNCEQTENRAEFVAEGDSCKETTDYPVEMQSDEVPTISPNAWVEIEEHQEEMPVSCDNDINPALPVANPADIVPIRSSSPRIRHSLSQMLQEENGDPEIIEWGNAENPPAMIYQKDAPKGFKKLLQFARKSKGDGNITSWSNPSVFSEGEEDAEESKAASKRNSDALLRKAAIQASFADSINAGNSDKRATDNTPTIHDLLSAAQASRMAEGHMSAAASSSKAGRSFFSLSTFRSSKWNETKLR; translated from the exons ATGGAAGGAGTAATAAATGCTGAGGCACCCTTGGATTATGCTGCATTTCAGATTATGCCCACTCAAAATAG GTACGAGGCATTTGTTTGTCGAGACAGAAAAATAGAGAAAGTTGCTTCTGGTCATCTAGAACAACTCATGGTAGAATTACCTGAAGTGAAAACTGCAGAACAGGGTGACAACTTCAAGCTACAGTTACCTGAAAATCTAAGGGGCTCAGCATGGTTCACCAAATCTACTCTAACTAG ATTCTTGCATATTGTCGGTGCACATGAAAAATCAACGATTTGCAAGTCTCTTAGGAGTGAGATGGCTCAGCTGGAGGAAGCTAGACGGTTTCATCTTGAATTGTATAGCCAG GGTCACAAGGAGCATCCTGGATCAGGGAAAACAG ATGGCCATTCAAAAGTTGCAGAACGAACAGTAGATTCCCAGACAGTGCCGTCTGATGCTACAAG GAATGAACTGCTGCGAGCAATGGACTTGAGAATAGCAGTATTAAAAGAGGATTTCACTGCTTCTTTCAACCAGGCTGTAGGTGCTCCATGCTCCATTAAGCAGATAACTGATTTGGTGACATTTTGTGAGCATTTTGGAGCAATGGAACTAAG GAATTTGCTGTCCAAGTATATAGAATTGGGAGTAATGGATCAAGTTGGTGAACCCCAAAATGACCGATCAAGCGGCTTGCTTGATTCTGAGAATGGCAGCGAAATAACAAAACTGACAGCTCAGCACTCTTCGCCGGTGAACACATTCAAGGCAATAAAATACAATGCCTCCCCTGCTAAAGCTGCACAACGTGAACGTCAAAGCTCGACTGGTAGCGAGGAATCGTCTAACTCGGGCGATGAAGATCAGTCCTTTTCAGAAAGAAGCCGTCCCCTTGTGAGATCTGGTTCATCTAGGAGGTCTGCGTCACCAATGCGGAGAATACAGATAGGAAAATCTGGATCACGCAGAGCTGCTGCACTAACAATTAAGAGTCTTAGCTATTTTCCAGCTAGGGAAAGGGTATCTTCTAATAGAGATGGGACAGGGAACAGCAGTGAAGATGAAGATTCTGTTGTTCAGCCACCGGAAAAACCTGAGAGTAATGTAAGAAGGATGAGTGTTCAAGCTGCAATCAGTCTCTTTGAGAACAAACAGAAAGATCAAAGTTTGGATCTTCAGAAAAAGAAAACTTCAGCGGAAGTCTCCGTCAATACTAACAAGGCTGTTTTAAGAAGATGGAGTTCAGGCATGGGTGATTCTTCAACCCAGTCCCCGTCAGAGAATGGGAATGCTTCTGAAGAAGCTGCTCAGATATGTACAGAtaatttagagagtgaagaagctCAGACTAGTGAAGTGAAGTCGGAACAGAACTTTCTTGGTGAAAGTTTGAACCCCATTAATACTGTTGAGCCAGATTATTTTCTAGGTGGAGGAGGGGAGAAGAGAACAACTTATCGAACAACTCGAAAAGCTGATATTCTTGTAATCCACGAAGATGAGGATACTTGTGAACGAGTAACAAAATCTGCTGAATGGAGCCAGCGAAAGAAAGCAGAGTTGAGCCAAATGTTGAAAATGATGGAGAATAAGCCTGTCAGACATCGAAACATGGCCACTCAAAATAGCAGAAAACAAGAGTCTCCCAATGAACAAAGAGGTGGCTTTTATGATCACTACAAGCAGAAGAGGGATGAGAAACTTAGAGGAGAGAATTCTGGGAAGCAGGAACAAAAGGAAGAACAATTTAAAGCACTGCAGGACATCCTTGAGCAGCAAAAGGCTGAGATGGCCTCCAAAGCTACGATTACGGCAGGAAAACAAAGTTCCTTATTGAGCAAGCCTCGAAAAACTCAAAAGAATCCATCTCCACCTGTTAAACCCAAAAAGGATGCCCTTAAACCAGCTGTTCCACGCAAGACTTCAACCAAAGCCTCACCAACAACATCTTCCCTGCCAGCAGCGCGCAAGTCCTGGCCATCTGCTCCATCCCCGAAACCAACTATTCCTGCGCCATCTAAAACACCTAATGGAATCTCCTCTACAGGCACCACACCAACTCGTCGGAAATCACAACCCACACCTTCTCCAACTCGAACAACTCCGAAAGTTGGAAGACCCCTACAGCAACCGAAGAGCACAAAAAGTGCCCAAAGTGAGCCTAAACGGACCTTGAAAAGTCAGGAAGTGAAGAAGCAGCAAGCAGTAAGTAAGAGTGAGAAAACCACAAAAACAAAATCTCATTTAGCTCCAGCAGATGGCTCTAGTTTGGCTCCCACCAAGCCGAGTTTTTACAGCAAGGTGACAAGAAAGGGTAGTGTGGTTCCGTTAGAGTCCAAGCCTTTCTTGCGTAAGGGCACAGGAATTGGCCCTGGTGTTGGCCCTGGTGTTGTGAAGTCAAAGGCTTCTCAATCTGAAGAACCTCCAAGAGACAGTGGCAATCTTGTTAGGGATGAAGAGGAGGTGGTTGCTGAAATTCCAAAACCAATGCCAGAGCAGCAAGAGGAAGAATACGCCATCCTACCGGTAAGTGATGTTACTGACTTAGAACCCGAAGCTTCAGTACATACCCCCCAGAATTGTGAACAAACAGAAAATCGTGCTGAATTTGTTGCTGAAGGTGATAGCTGCAAAGAGACGACAGATTATCCAGTAGAAATGCAGTCTGACGAGGTACCAACCATCTCACCGAATGCCTGGGTCGAAATAGAAGAGCATCAAGAAGAGATGCCTGTATCTTGTGACAATGACATAAACCCTGCTTTGCCTGTTGCAAACCCAGCTGATATTGTGCCAATCAGATCGTCAAGTCCACGCATTCGTCATTCTCTCTCACAGATGCTGCAAGAAGAAAATGGTGATCCTGAGATCATTGAGTGGGGGAATGCTGAAAACCCACCAGCCATGATCTATCAAAAGGATGCACCAAAAGGATTCAAAAAGCTCTTACAGTTTGCCAGGAAAAGTAAGGGGGATGGTAACATAACTAGTTGGTCCAATCCATCGGTGTTTTCTGAAGGGGAGGAGGATGCGGAGGAATCTAAAGCTGCTAGTAAGAGAAATTCAGATGCTTTGCTGAGGAAGGCTGCTATTCAAGCTTCATTTGCTGACAGCATAAATGCTGGAAATTCAGACAAGAGAGCTACTGACAATACACCCACTATTCATGATTTACTGTCAG CGGCTCAAGCAAGCAGGATGGCGGAGGGACACATGTCTGCTGCAGCTTCCTCTTCTAAAG CAGGACGGTCATTCTTCTCTCTTTCAACATTTAGGAGCAGCAAATGGAACGAAACAAAACTTCGTTAA
- the LOC113322743 gene encoding altered inheritance of mitochondria protein 21-like isoform X2, with protein sequence MEGVINAEAPLDYAAFQIMPTQNRYEAFVCRDRKIEKVASGHLEQLMVELPEVKTAEQGDNFKLQLPENLRGSAWFTKSTLTRFLHIVGAHEKSTICKSLRSEMAQLEEARRFHLELYSQGHKEHPGSGKTDGHSKVAERTVDSQTVPSDATRNELLRAMDLRIAVLKEDFTASFNQAVGAPCSIKQITDLVTFCEHFGAMELRNLLSKYIELGVMDQVGEPQNDRSSGLLDSENGSEITKLTAQHSSPVNTFKAIKYNASPAKAAQRERQSSTGSEESSNSGDEDQSFSERSRPLVRSGSSRRSASPMRRIQIGKSGSRRAAALTIKSLSYFPARERVSSNRDGTGNSSEDEDSVVQPPEKPESNVRRMSVQAAISLFENKQKDQSLDLQKKKTSAEVSVNTNKAVLRRWSSGMGDSSTQSPSENGNASEEAAQICTDNLESEEAQTSEVKSEQNFLGESLNPINTVEPDYFLGGGGEKRTTYRTTRKADILVIHEDEDTCERVTKSAEWSQRKKAELSQMLKMMENKPVRHRNMATQNSRKQESPNEQRGGFYDHYKQKRDEKLRGENSGKQEQKEEQFKALQDILEQQKAEMASKATITAGKQSSLLSKPRKTQKNPSPPVKPKKDALKPAVPRKTSTKASPTTSSLPAARKSWPSAPSPKPTIPAPSKTPNGISSTGTTPTRRKSQPTPSPTRTTPKVGRPLQQPKSTKSAQSEPKRTLKSQEVKKQQAVSKSEKTTKTKSHLAPADGSSLAPTKPSFYSKVTRKGSVVPLESKPFLRKGTGIGPGVGPGVVKSKASQSEEPPRDSGNLVRDEEEVVAEIPKPMPEQQEEEYAILPVSDVTDLEPEASVHTPQNCEQTENRAEFVAEGDSCKETTDYPVEMQSDEVPTISPNAWVEIEEHQEEMPVSCDNDINPALPVANPADIVPIRSSSPRIRHSLSQMLQEENGDPEIIEWGNAENPPAMIYQKDAPKGFKKLLQFARKSKGDGNITSWSNPSVFSEGEEDAEESKAASKRNSDALLRKAAIQASFADSINAGNSDKRATDNTPTIHDLLSAAQASRMAEGHMSAAASSSKGRSFFSLSTFRSSKWNETKLR encoded by the exons ATGGAAGGAGTAATAAATGCTGAGGCACCCTTGGATTATGCTGCATTTCAGATTATGCCCACTCAAAATAG GTACGAGGCATTTGTTTGTCGAGACAGAAAAATAGAGAAAGTTGCTTCTGGTCATCTAGAACAACTCATGGTAGAATTACCTGAAGTGAAAACTGCAGAACAGGGTGACAACTTCAAGCTACAGTTACCTGAAAATCTAAGGGGCTCAGCATGGTTCACCAAATCTACTCTAACTAG ATTCTTGCATATTGTCGGTGCACATGAAAAATCAACGATTTGCAAGTCTCTTAGGAGTGAGATGGCTCAGCTGGAGGAAGCTAGACGGTTTCATCTTGAATTGTATAGCCAG GGTCACAAGGAGCATCCTGGATCAGGGAAAACAG ATGGCCATTCAAAAGTTGCAGAACGAACAGTAGATTCCCAGACAGTGCCGTCTGATGCTACAAG GAATGAACTGCTGCGAGCAATGGACTTGAGAATAGCAGTATTAAAAGAGGATTTCACTGCTTCTTTCAACCAGGCTGTAGGTGCTCCATGCTCCATTAAGCAGATAACTGATTTGGTGACATTTTGTGAGCATTTTGGAGCAATGGAACTAAG GAATTTGCTGTCCAAGTATATAGAATTGGGAGTAATGGATCAAGTTGGTGAACCCCAAAATGACCGATCAAGCGGCTTGCTTGATTCTGAGAATGGCAGCGAAATAACAAAACTGACAGCTCAGCACTCTTCGCCGGTGAACACATTCAAGGCAATAAAATACAATGCCTCCCCTGCTAAAGCTGCACAACGTGAACGTCAAAGCTCGACTGGTAGCGAGGAATCGTCTAACTCGGGCGATGAAGATCAGTCCTTTTCAGAAAGAAGCCGTCCCCTTGTGAGATCTGGTTCATCTAGGAGGTCTGCGTCACCAATGCGGAGAATACAGATAGGAAAATCTGGATCACGCAGAGCTGCTGCACTAACAATTAAGAGTCTTAGCTATTTTCCAGCTAGGGAAAGGGTATCTTCTAATAGAGATGGGACAGGGAACAGCAGTGAAGATGAAGATTCTGTTGTTCAGCCACCGGAAAAACCTGAGAGTAATGTAAGAAGGATGAGTGTTCAAGCTGCAATCAGTCTCTTTGAGAACAAACAGAAAGATCAAAGTTTGGATCTTCAGAAAAAGAAAACTTCAGCGGAAGTCTCCGTCAATACTAACAAGGCTGTTTTAAGAAGATGGAGTTCAGGCATGGGTGATTCTTCAACCCAGTCCCCGTCAGAGAATGGGAATGCTTCTGAAGAAGCTGCTCAGATATGTACAGAtaatttagagagtgaagaagctCAGACTAGTGAAGTGAAGTCGGAACAGAACTTTCTTGGTGAAAGTTTGAACCCCATTAATACTGTTGAGCCAGATTATTTTCTAGGTGGAGGAGGGGAGAAGAGAACAACTTATCGAACAACTCGAAAAGCTGATATTCTTGTAATCCACGAAGATGAGGATACTTGTGAACGAGTAACAAAATCTGCTGAATGGAGCCAGCGAAAGAAAGCAGAGTTGAGCCAAATGTTGAAAATGATGGAGAATAAGCCTGTCAGACATCGAAACATGGCCACTCAAAATAGCAGAAAACAAGAGTCTCCCAATGAACAAAGAGGTGGCTTTTATGATCACTACAAGCAGAAGAGGGATGAGAAACTTAGAGGAGAGAATTCTGGGAAGCAGGAACAAAAGGAAGAACAATTTAAAGCACTGCAGGACATCCTTGAGCAGCAAAAGGCTGAGATGGCCTCCAAAGCTACGATTACGGCAGGAAAACAAAGTTCCTTATTGAGCAAGCCTCGAAAAACTCAAAAGAATCCATCTCCACCTGTTAAACCCAAAAAGGATGCCCTTAAACCAGCTGTTCCACGCAAGACTTCAACCAAAGCCTCACCAACAACATCTTCCCTGCCAGCAGCGCGCAAGTCCTGGCCATCTGCTCCATCCCCGAAACCAACTATTCCTGCGCCATCTAAAACACCTAATGGAATCTCCTCTACAGGCACCACACCAACTCGTCGGAAATCACAACCCACACCTTCTCCAACTCGAACAACTCCGAAAGTTGGAAGACCCCTACAGCAACCGAAGAGCACAAAAAGTGCCCAAAGTGAGCCTAAACGGACCTTGAAAAGTCAGGAAGTGAAGAAGCAGCAAGCAGTAAGTAAGAGTGAGAAAACCACAAAAACAAAATCTCATTTAGCTCCAGCAGATGGCTCTAGTTTGGCTCCCACCAAGCCGAGTTTTTACAGCAAGGTGACAAGAAAGGGTAGTGTGGTTCCGTTAGAGTCCAAGCCTTTCTTGCGTAAGGGCACAGGAATTGGCCCTGGTGTTGGCCCTGGTGTTGTGAAGTCAAAGGCTTCTCAATCTGAAGAACCTCCAAGAGACAGTGGCAATCTTGTTAGGGATGAAGAGGAGGTGGTTGCTGAAATTCCAAAACCAATGCCAGAGCAGCAAGAGGAAGAATACGCCATCCTACCGGTAAGTGATGTTACTGACTTAGAACCCGAAGCTTCAGTACATACCCCCCAGAATTGTGAACAAACAGAAAATCGTGCTGAATTTGTTGCTGAAGGTGATAGCTGCAAAGAGACGACAGATTATCCAGTAGAAATGCAGTCTGACGAGGTACCAACCATCTCACCGAATGCCTGGGTCGAAATAGAAGAGCATCAAGAAGAGATGCCTGTATCTTGTGACAATGACATAAACCCTGCTTTGCCTGTTGCAAACCCAGCTGATATTGTGCCAATCAGATCGTCAAGTCCACGCATTCGTCATTCTCTCTCACAGATGCTGCAAGAAGAAAATGGTGATCCTGAGATCATTGAGTGGGGGAATGCTGAAAACCCACCAGCCATGATCTATCAAAAGGATGCACCAAAAGGATTCAAAAAGCTCTTACAGTTTGCCAGGAAAAGTAAGGGGGATGGTAACATAACTAGTTGGTCCAATCCATCGGTGTTTTCTGAAGGGGAGGAGGATGCGGAGGAATCTAAAGCTGCTAGTAAGAGAAATTCAGATGCTTTGCTGAGGAAGGCTGCTATTCAAGCTTCATTTGCTGACAGCATAAATGCTGGAAATTCAGACAAGAGAGCTACTGACAATACACCCACTATTCATGATTTACTGTCAG CGGCTCAAGCAAGCAGGATGGCGGAGGGACACATGTCTGCTGCAGCTTCCTCTTCTAAAG GACGGTCATTCTTCTCTCTTTCAACATTTAGGAGCAGCAAATGGAACGAAACAAAACTTCGTTAA
- the LOC113322743 gene encoding altered inheritance of mitochondria protein 21-like isoform X3, giving the protein MVELPEVKTAEQGDNFKLQLPENLRGSAWFTKSTLTRFLHIVGAHEKSTICKSLRSEMAQLEEARRFHLELYSQGHKEHPGSGKTDGHSKVAERTVDSQTVPSDATRNELLRAMDLRIAVLKEDFTASFNQAVGAPCSIKQITDLVTFCEHFGAMELRNLLSKYIELGVMDQVGEPQNDRSSGLLDSENGSEITKLTAQHSSPVNTFKAIKYNASPAKAAQRERQSSTGSEESSNSGDEDQSFSERSRPLVRSGSSRRSASPMRRIQIGKSGSRRAAALTIKSLSYFPARERVSSNRDGTGNSSEDEDSVVQPPEKPESNVRRMSVQAAISLFENKQKDQSLDLQKKKTSAEVSVNTNKAVLRRWSSGMGDSSTQSPSENGNASEEAAQICTDNLESEEAQTSEVKSEQNFLGESLNPINTVEPDYFLGGGGEKRTTYRTTRKADILVIHEDEDTCERVTKSAEWSQRKKAELSQMLKMMENKPVRHRNMATQNSRKQESPNEQRGGFYDHYKQKRDEKLRGENSGKQEQKEEQFKALQDILEQQKAEMASKATITAGKQSSLLSKPRKTQKNPSPPVKPKKDALKPAVPRKTSTKASPTTSSLPAARKSWPSAPSPKPTIPAPSKTPNGISSTGTTPTRRKSQPTPSPTRTTPKVGRPLQQPKSTKSAQSEPKRTLKSQEVKKQQAVSKSEKTTKTKSHLAPADGSSLAPTKPSFYSKVTRKGSVVPLESKPFLRKGTGIGPGVGPGVVKSKASQSEEPPRDSGNLVRDEEEVVAEIPKPMPEQQEEEYAILPVSDVTDLEPEASVHTPQNCEQTENRAEFVAEGDSCKETTDYPVEMQSDEVPTISPNAWVEIEEHQEEMPVSCDNDINPALPVANPADIVPIRSSSPRIRHSLSQMLQEENGDPEIIEWGNAENPPAMIYQKDAPKGFKKLLQFARKSKGDGNITSWSNPSVFSEGEEDAEESKAASKRNSDALLRKAAIQASFADSINAGNSDKRATDNTPTIHDLLSAAQASRMAEGHMSAAASSSKAGRSFFSLSTFRSSKWNETKLR; this is encoded by the exons ATGGTAGAATTACCTGAAGTGAAAACTGCAGAACAGGGTGACAACTTCAAGCTACAGTTACCTGAAAATCTAAGGGGCTCAGCATGGTTCACCAAATCTACTCTAACTAG ATTCTTGCATATTGTCGGTGCACATGAAAAATCAACGATTTGCAAGTCTCTTAGGAGTGAGATGGCTCAGCTGGAGGAAGCTAGACGGTTTCATCTTGAATTGTATAGCCAG GGTCACAAGGAGCATCCTGGATCAGGGAAAACAG ATGGCCATTCAAAAGTTGCAGAACGAACAGTAGATTCCCAGACAGTGCCGTCTGATGCTACAAG GAATGAACTGCTGCGAGCAATGGACTTGAGAATAGCAGTATTAAAAGAGGATTTCACTGCTTCTTTCAACCAGGCTGTAGGTGCTCCATGCTCCATTAAGCAGATAACTGATTTGGTGACATTTTGTGAGCATTTTGGAGCAATGGAACTAAG GAATTTGCTGTCCAAGTATATAGAATTGGGAGTAATGGATCAAGTTGGTGAACCCCAAAATGACCGATCAAGCGGCTTGCTTGATTCTGAGAATGGCAGCGAAATAACAAAACTGACAGCTCAGCACTCTTCGCCGGTGAACACATTCAAGGCAATAAAATACAATGCCTCCCCTGCTAAAGCTGCACAACGTGAACGTCAAAGCTCGACTGGTAGCGAGGAATCGTCTAACTCGGGCGATGAAGATCAGTCCTTTTCAGAAAGAAGCCGTCCCCTTGTGAGATCTGGTTCATCTAGGAGGTCTGCGTCACCAATGCGGAGAATACAGATAGGAAAATCTGGATCACGCAGAGCTGCTGCACTAACAATTAAGAGTCTTAGCTATTTTCCAGCTAGGGAAAGGGTATCTTCTAATAGAGATGGGACAGGGAACAGCAGTGAAGATGAAGATTCTGTTGTTCAGCCACCGGAAAAACCTGAGAGTAATGTAAGAAGGATGAGTGTTCAAGCTGCAATCAGTCTCTTTGAGAACAAACAGAAAGATCAAAGTTTGGATCTTCAGAAAAAGAAAACTTCAGCGGAAGTCTCCGTCAATACTAACAAGGCTGTTTTAAGAAGATGGAGTTCAGGCATGGGTGATTCTTCAACCCAGTCCCCGTCAGAGAATGGGAATGCTTCTGAAGAAGCTGCTCAGATATGTACAGAtaatttagagagtgaagaagctCAGACTAGTGAAGTGAAGTCGGAACAGAACTTTCTTGGTGAAAGTTTGAACCCCATTAATACTGTTGAGCCAGATTATTTTCTAGGTGGAGGAGGGGAGAAGAGAACAACTTATCGAACAACTCGAAAAGCTGATATTCTTGTAATCCACGAAGATGAGGATACTTGTGAACGAGTAACAAAATCTGCTGAATGGAGCCAGCGAAAGAAAGCAGAGTTGAGCCAAATGTTGAAAATGATGGAGAATAAGCCTGTCAGACATCGAAACATGGCCACTCAAAATAGCAGAAAACAAGAGTCTCCCAATGAACAAAGAGGTGGCTTTTATGATCACTACAAGCAGAAGAGGGATGAGAAACTTAGAGGAGAGAATTCTGGGAAGCAGGAACAAAAGGAAGAACAATTTAAAGCACTGCAGGACATCCTTGAGCAGCAAAAGGCTGAGATGGCCTCCAAAGCTACGATTACGGCAGGAAAACAAAGTTCCTTATTGAGCAAGCCTCGAAAAACTCAAAAGAATCCATCTCCACCTGTTAAACCCAAAAAGGATGCCCTTAAACCAGCTGTTCCACGCAAGACTTCAACCAAAGCCTCACCAACAACATCTTCCCTGCCAGCAGCGCGCAAGTCCTGGCCATCTGCTCCATCCCCGAAACCAACTATTCCTGCGCCATCTAAAACACCTAATGGAATCTCCTCTACAGGCACCACACCAACTCGTCGGAAATCACAACCCACACCTTCTCCAACTCGAACAACTCCGAAAGTTGGAAGACCCCTACAGCAACCGAAGAGCACAAAAAGTGCCCAAAGTGAGCCTAAACGGACCTTGAAAAGTCAGGAAGTGAAGAAGCAGCAAGCAGTAAGTAAGAGTGAGAAAACCACAAAAACAAAATCTCATTTAGCTCCAGCAGATGGCTCTAGTTTGGCTCCCACCAAGCCGAGTTTTTACAGCAAGGTGACAAGAAAGGGTAGTGTGGTTCCGTTAGAGTCCAAGCCTTTCTTGCGTAAGGGCACAGGAATTGGCCCTGGTGTTGGCCCTGGTGTTGTGAAGTCAAAGGCTTCTCAATCTGAAGAACCTCCAAGAGACAGTGGCAATCTTGTTAGGGATGAAGAGGAGGTGGTTGCTGAAATTCCAAAACCAATGCCAGAGCAGCAAGAGGAAGAATACGCCATCCTACCGGTAAGTGATGTTACTGACTTAGAACCCGAAGCTTCAGTACATACCCCCCAGAATTGTGAACAAACAGAAAATCGTGCTGAATTTGTTGCTGAAGGTGATAGCTGCAAAGAGACGACAGATTATCCAGTAGAAATGCAGTCTGACGAGGTACCAACCATCTCACCGAATGCCTGGGTCGAAATAGAAGAGCATCAAGAAGAGATGCCTGTATCTTGTGACAATGACATAAACCCTGCTTTGCCTGTTGCAAACCCAGCTGATATTGTGCCAATCAGATCGTCAAGTCCACGCATTCGTCATTCTCTCTCACAGATGCTGCAAGAAGAAAATGGTGATCCTGAGATCATTGAGTGGGGGAATGCTGAAAACCCACCAGCCATGATCTATCAAAAGGATGCACCAAAAGGATTCAAAAAGCTCTTACAGTTTGCCAGGAAAAGTAAGGGGGATGGTAACATAACTAGTTGGTCCAATCCATCGGTGTTTTCTGAAGGGGAGGAGGATGCGGAGGAATCTAAAGCTGCTAGTAAGAGAAATTCAGATGCTTTGCTGAGGAAGGCTGCTATTCAAGCTTCATTTGCTGACAGCATAAATGCTGGAAATTCAGACAAGAGAGCTACTGACAATACACCCACTATTCATGATTTACTGTCAG CGGCTCAAGCAAGCAGGATGGCGGAGGGACACATGTCTGCTGCAGCTTCCTCTTCTAAAG CAGGACGGTCATTCTTCTCTCTTTCAACATTTAGGAGCAGCAAATGGAACGAAACAAAACTTCGTTAA
- the LOC113322744 gene encoding serine/threonine-protein phosphatase PP1-like, translated as MDNNVLDNLIDRLLDGRKNKGKRVQLNESEIRQLCIVSKEVFLSQPILLELEAPMNVCGDIHGQFSDLLRLFEYGGFPPESNYLFLGDYVDRGKQSIETICLLLAYKCKFPNNFFLLRGNHECASINRIYGFYDECKRRFSVRLWKIFTDCFNCLPVSAIIDDKILCMHGGLSPEMESMDQIRAIERPVDVPDQGLICDLLWADPDRDIKGWGENDRGVSFTFGADKVAEFLKKHDLDLICRAHQVVEDGYEFFADRQLVTIFSAPNYCGEFNNAGALMSVDASLLCSFQILKPWKAKTLQME; from the exons ATGGACAATAATGTATTAGACAATTTAATTGATAGACTCTTGGATGGAAGAAAAAATAAAGGCAAAAGGGTTCAGTTAAATGAATCTGAAATTcgtcaactttgtatagtttcCAAAGAAGTTTTCTTAAGCCAACCTATTCTTCTGGAATTAGAAGCCCCTATGAATGTCTGTG GTGATATACACGGCCAATTCTCGGATTTGTTACGGCTATTTGAATACGGTGGATTCCCACCGGAGTCGAATTACTTATTCCTCGGAGACTACGTAGACAGAGGAAAACAAAGCATAGAAACAATATGCTTACTCTTAGCTTACAAAtgcaaattcccaaataacttttTTCTTCTTCGCGGTAACCATGAATGCGCTTCCATTAACAGAATCTACGGATTCTACGATGAATGTAAACGTCGGTTTAGTGTTCGTTTATGGAAGATTTTTACGGATTGTTTCAACTGTTTGCCAGTTTCAGCAATCATTGACGACAAGATATTATGTATGCATGGTGGGCTTTCACCTGAAATGGAAAGTATGGATCAGATAAGAGCTATTGAAAGACCGGTAGATGTTCCAGATCAAGGTCTAATATGTGACCTCCTCTGGGCTGATCCTGATAGAGATATTAAAGGTTGGGGTGAGAATGACAGAGGTGTTTCTTTTACTTTTGGAGCTGACAAAGTTGCTGAATTCTTGAAGAAACATGATCTGGATCTCATTTGCCGTGCCCACCAG GTTGTTGAAGATGGCTACGAATTCTTTGCGGACAGGCAATTGGTTACAATATTTTCAGCACCAAACTATTGCGGAGAATTCAACAATGCAGGTGCACTGATGAGTGTAGATGCTAGTTTGCTGTGTTCCTTTCAAATCCTAAAACCGTGGAAGGCAAAGACACTTCAAATGGAGTAA